One genomic region from Elusimicrobium sp. encodes:
- the rnpA gene encoding ribonuclease P protein component, which produces MQPNGLPRFCRLHLKSDFQGVIKGGIKLQYNGVVLWGRGSTEKRPARFAVVVSRRLGPAVMRNRAKRLLREAFRLNRKYILPGTDLVVSPRDSEKIADVHAAQDALMTLCGKAALLRESSDKANPAIED; this is translated from the coding sequence ATGCAGCCCAATGGTCTGCCGCGTTTTTGCCGCCTTCACCTTAAAAGCGATTTTCAAGGGGTTATAAAAGGCGGCATTAAACTGCAATATAACGGAGTTGTGTTGTGGGGGAGGGGTAGCACAGAAAAGCGCCCGGCCCGTTTTGCGGTAGTGGTGTCAAGGAGACTTGGCCCGGCGGTTATGCGTAACCGCGCCAAAAGGCTTCTGCGGGAAGCATTCAGACTTAATAGGAAATACATTTTACCCGGAACGGACCTTGTTGTAAGTCCTCGGGACAGCGAAAAAATAGCAGATGTGCACGCAGCGCAGGACGCGCTCATGACACTGTGCGGCAAGGCCGCCCTGCTTAGAGAGTCTTCAGATAAAGCGAACCCTGCTATTGAAGATTAA
- a CDS encoding glycine--tRNA ligase subunit alpha, with translation MNFQDMISALNNYWTKQGCILVQPYDVEKGAGTYNPETFFGSLTTKPVNRAYVEPCRRPADGRYGENPNRLGKYYQYQVIMKPAPANIQEIYLNSLKAIGLDPKQHDVRWIEDDWQSPTLGASGVGWEIWLDGMEITQFTYFQNMAGYALNPITVEITYGLERIAMYCQKVDNVFDLRWNDTVTYRDVHHENERQFSHYYFEESNVEHLRRYIQECEEECMALCKKGLYLPAYDDAMKLSHYFNMLEARGAISVSDRTNNITKIRNLAKACAKAYVDSVEKKEEEAA, from the coding sequence ATGAATTTTCAGGATATGATATCCGCCCTAAACAATTACTGGACTAAACAAGGCTGTATTCTTGTTCAGCCCTACGACGTGGAAAAAGGCGCCGGCACCTATAACCCCGAAACCTTTTTCGGCTCTTTAACCACCAAACCCGTTAACCGCGCCTATGTGGAACCGTGCCGCCGTCCTGCCGACGGCCGCTATGGCGAAAACCCGAACCGCTTGGGCAAGTATTACCAATATCAGGTAATCATGAAACCGGCCCCGGCCAATATTCAAGAAATTTACTTAAATTCTTTAAAAGCCATTGGTCTGGATCCTAAACAACACGATGTCCGCTGGATTGAAGACGATTGGCAATCTCCCACTTTGGGTGCTTCCGGCGTCGGCTGGGAAATTTGGCTCGACGGTATGGAAATCACCCAATTCACCTATTTCCAAAACATGGCCGGTTATGCCTTAAACCCCATTACGGTAGAAATTACCTACGGGCTTGAACGCATTGCCATGTACTGCCAAAAAGTGGATAATGTCTTTGATTTGCGTTGGAACGACACGGTCACTTATCGCGATGTTCATCACGAAAACGAACGGCAATTTTCCCACTACTACTTTGAAGAATCTAATGTGGAACATTTGCGCCGCTATATCCAAGAGTGCGAAGAAGAGTGCATGGCTTTGTGCAAAAAGGGCTTATACCTCCCCGCATACGACGACGCCATGAAACTTTCCCACTACTTTAATATGTTGGAAGCCCGCGGGGCTATCAGCGTGTCCGACCGCACCAACAATATCACCAAAATCCGCAATTTGGCCAAAGCCTGTGCCAAAGCCTATGTGGACAGTGTAGAAAAGAAGGAAGAGGAGGCCGCCTAA
- the recO gene encoding DNA repair protein RecO, whose protein sequence is MIFTDAGIILFRQEFRETDRIVSLYTREHGRLNARLPGVMRPAGKLKAVSEPFACADYRIYVRRGGVIGTITGGKMISVFPAIRQDLKRTALAFHFCELMMRLTPLHQPSEGKFDLLLSALSELEKGPVNPAFQAAFTLRLMEQAGYGLDHPVLKISPEFWQKMHEAPFTSLTFSEPEDLLSLSKCNSVCRRFLNQYLTYPLQTLQPFGLEDVSMDTLAEDNLPLPAEMPA, encoded by the coding sequence ATGATTTTTACTGACGCAGGCATTATTCTTTTCCGCCAAGAATTTCGCGAAACCGACCGCATCGTTTCGCTTTACACCCGCGAGCACGGGCGCTTGAACGCGCGTTTGCCCGGGGTGATGCGCCCTGCCGGAAAATTAAAAGCCGTCAGCGAACCTTTTGCCTGCGCAGATTACCGCATTTATGTGCGCCGCGGCGGGGTTATCGGCACGATTACGGGCGGAAAAATGATTTCCGTTTTTCCCGCTATTCGCCAAGACCTGAAACGCACCGCGCTTGCATTTCACTTTTGTGAATTGATGATGCGGCTGACCCCGTTACACCAACCCAGCGAAGGGAAATTTGATTTACTTTTATCGGCCCTTAGCGAACTGGAAAAAGGCCCTGTTAACCCGGCCTTTCAGGCGGCATTTACCCTGCGGTTGATGGAACAAGCGGGTTATGGGTTAGATCACCCCGTGCTTAAAATATCCCCGGAGTTTTGGCAAAAAATGCACGAAGCCCCTTTCACTTCGCTTACTTTCAGCGAACCGGAAGATTTACTTTCGCTTTCCAAGTGCAACAGTGTTTGCAGACGCTTCTTAAACCAATACTTAACTTATCCGCTCCAAACACTCCAACCTTTCGGTCTGGAAGATGTTTCCATGGATACCTTGGCAGAGGACAATTTACCCCTCCCGGCGGAAATGCCCGCGTGA
- the yidD gene encoding membrane protein insertion efficiency factor YidD: MKTISLFFKNLLLWLLSAFMLFVRPLLGPKGVCRFTPTCSQYAKQAISKYGVLKGSYLAVKRVLKCHPFHPGGYDPVP, encoded by the coding sequence ATGAAAACGATTTCGCTTTTTTTCAAGAATTTGTTGCTTTGGCTGCTCAGTGCGTTCATGTTATTTGTCCGCCCGCTTTTAGGGCCAAAAGGTGTCTGCCGTTTTACACCTACCTGTAGCCAATATGCCAAACAAGCGATTTCCAAATATGGCGTGTTAAAAGGTTCTTATTTAGCCGTCAAGCGGGTGCTTAAATGTCACCCGTTCCATCCGGGCGGATACGACCCGGTGCCCTGA
- a CDS encoding HAD family phosphatase: MITTVIFDMDGLLLSTEPIYFECYKKAAAEDGREFTYELFEACVGMSGEDSCDLIQHHFGPEFDVQKLIRRTYDHFEDYIRQGGEVDFRPGAKEAVEYFHRNGFKVALASSNIRQWVEYLLKKKGINQYFSSVTTADDVSKPKPDPEVYLKTAEKLATDVTQCLVFEDSIAGATAAISAGMRTCVVPQIKQPNTFVRQNAFKVYRSLEDIYSDMEDLTA; encoded by the coding sequence ATGATTACAACCGTTATTTTTGATATGGACGGTTTGCTGTTAAGCACCGAACCTATTTATTTTGAGTGTTATAAAAAAGCCGCCGCCGAAGACGGGCGCGAGTTTACCTACGAACTTTTTGAAGCCTGTGTGGGTATGAGCGGGGAAGATTCGTGCGATTTGATTCAACATCATTTTGGCCCGGAGTTTGATGTTCAAAAGTTAATCCGCCGCACCTATGACCACTTTGAGGACTATATCCGACAGGGTGGGGAAGTAGATTTCCGTCCCGGGGCCAAAGAAGCGGTGGAGTATTTCCACCGGAACGGCTTTAAGGTGGCGCTTGCATCGTCCAATATCCGCCAATGGGTTGAGTATTTACTAAAGAAAAAAGGTATCAACCAATACTTTTCTTCCGTCACCACGGCAGACGATGTTTCCAAACCCAAGCCCGACCCGGAAGTGTACCTAAAAACGGCCGAAAAATTGGCAACCGATGTTACGCAGTGCCTGGTATTTGAAGATTCCATTGCCGGGGCCACGGCGGCCATTTCGGCGGGTATGCGCACTTGCGTGGTGCCGCAAATCAAACAACCCAATACCTTTGTGCGCCAAAACGCGTTTAAGGTTTATAGGTCACTCGAAGATATTTATAGCGATATGGAAGATTTAACCGCGTAG
- a CDS encoding 50S ribosomal protein L34, translated as MLPTYRPNKRRRAKHIGFRARMATAGGRKVLSARRAKGRHELIRA; from the coding sequence ATGTTACCGACTTACAGACCTAACAAAAGAAGACGTGCCAAACATATCGGATTCAGAGCCAGAATGGCTACCGCCGGCGGCAGAAAGGTGCTCAGCGCCAGAAGAGCCAAAGGACGCCACGAACTCATCAGAGCCTAA